The genomic stretch ATTATAAACGTGTTAAAATGACACCAATTAGAAAACATATTGCTCAAAGATTGATGGAATCAAAGAATAATTCTGTAATGTTAACTACTTTTAATGAAGTTAATATGCAAAAAATTATTAATATAAGACAAAAATATGGTGAACTTTTTAAAAGAAAATATGAGATTAAATTAGGTTTAACATCTTTTCATGTAAAAGCTGTTTCTCAAGCACTTAAATTTTTCCCTAAACTAAATGCTTTTATAGATGGAGAAGATATTATTTATAATGATATATATAATATCAATATAGCATTATCAACAGAAAGAGGTTTATTAGCACCTATTATAAAAAATACTAATAATTTATCTTTAGTTGAAATTGAAAAAGAAATAAAAAAACTAGTTGTTAAAGGAAATACAAATAAATTATCTGTTGATGATTTGTCTAGCGGTAATTTTACAATTACTAATGGAGGTGTTTTTGGTTCACTTATGTCTACACCAATTATAAATCCTCCTCAAAGTGCTATATTAGGAATACATGCAATTAATAATAGACCATTTGTATTAAATAATAAAATTAGTATTGTACCTATAATGTATTTAGCATTATCATATGATCATCGTTTAATAGATGGGAAAGATTCAATAAAATTTTTATTTTTAATAAAACAATTATTAGAAGATCCATTTCGTTTATTATTAAATATTTAAATTAATTAAATTTATAATTAAAAATTTAATTTTAATTTTAATATTATATATTCTAAATATATATAATTTAATTAAATAAAAATTAAAATAATTTTTATTATAAAAATATGATTTTAAATTTCATTTAAGTTAATATGTGTAATACAATTATATTGTATTTTAAATAAATGATTTTATCATATAAAATTAGATTAGTAGTTAAGGATTAATAATGTTAAATGTTATTGAATTATCAAGATTACAATTTGCATTAACAGCAATGTATCATTTTATATTTGTTCCTTTAACATTAGGTATGTCTTTTTTGTTAGCTATTATGGAAACATTATATGTTTTATCTGAAAATATAATATATAAAGACATGACACAATTTTGGGGAAAATTATTTGGTATAAATTTTGCTTTAGGTATAGCTACTGGATTAACAATGGAGTTTCAATTTGGAACAAATTGGTCATATTATTCTCATTATGTAGGAGATATTTTTGGTGCACCATTAGCAATTGAAGGATTAATGGCATTTTTTCTTGAATCAACTTTTGTTGGTTTATTTTTTTTAGGATGGAACCGTTTAAATAAAATTCAACATATGATTGTTACTTGGTTAGTAGCAATTGGTTCCAATTTTTCTGCTTTGTGGATTCTTATAGCTAATGCATGGATGCAAAATCCAATAGCTTCTCATTTTAATTATAAAAATATGAGAATGGAAATGGATAATTTTTGGGAT from Enterobacteriaceae endosymbiont of Plateumaris braccata encodes the following:
- the odhB gene encoding 2-oxoglutarate dehydrogenase complex dihydrolipoyllysine-residue succinyltransferase, which translates into the protein MNIINIIVPELPESVNNAVIIQWHKKPGDKIYLDDILVELETDKVVLEIPATKNGILNSILVDTGNIVESQQIIGTINLTKNLDNVALNITNNKNNKLKKQLNNFKKNNFTDKKINDFSPSIRKKIKTNNITIEQINDFNNLNINKIKNFHKKEKDSSLVNNYKRVKMTPIRKHIAQRLMESKNNSVMLTTFNEVNMQKIINIRQKYGELFKRKYEIKLGLTSFHVKAVSQALKFFPKLNAFIDGEDIIYNDIYNINIALSTERGLLAPIIKNTNNLSLVEIEKEIKKLVVKGNTNKLSVDDLSSGNFTITNGGVFGSLMSTPIINPPQSAILGIHAINNRPFVLNNKISIVPIMYLALSYDHRLIDGKDSIKFLFLIKQLLEDPFRLLLNI